The following coding sequences are from one Campylobacter sp. RM16187 window:
- a CDS encoding efflux RND transporter permease subunit, which translates to MFSKFFIDRPIFATVISIIIVIAGAMAIKGLPVEEYPQLTPPQISVSAVYTGADAQTIADSVATTIEDQINGVENMLYIQSTSSSSGTMGINVYFKIGSDSKQAAIDVNNRVQAALAKLPSEVQQRGVTVRERSSSMLEVISFTSEDMDIIKMHNYVLANIEDEIKRVDGVGDTAVIGTKDYAMRIWLKPDMLAKFNISTSEVIAQINQQNKQYATGKIGEQPNTTDNPYVFSIRPEGRLKSVQEFENIVLRTSKEGTMLKLKDVANVELGARSYVFEGMLNGQKMVPMLIFLQNGANALATANAVNKKLDELSRNFPTGFKHTVAYNPTEFIQVSINEVMKTFLEAMVLVMVVMYMFLKSFRATIIPMLAVPVSIIGTFAGLYAMGFTINLITLFALVLAIGIVVDDAIIVIENIERILHEEDISVRDAAIKAMQEVAAPVVSIVLVLSAVFIPVAFMEGFVGVIQRQFALTLVVSVCISGFVALTLTPALCVVMLKKQESQPFWFVRKFNEFFDWSTSVFTAGVAKVLRHIIPSFIAIGIMGYAIFVLFNSIPGSLVPPEDKGSIIAITSLPPASVMDRTKKEMKDISDAFTKNPNIEFVTGLVGYDMFAGALKENSAVAFIRLKDWSERKSADSSASALVGHFNKTFWGSKESMTFVVNVPPITGLSITGGFDMYLLNKTGKTYNEIEKDALKVVAAANARPELTSVRTTLETTYPQYNLTVDKQKAKLLGVSEPDIFSTIAATIGSYYVNDFNMLGKSYNVYVRAVDTYRNSPEDFRNIFVKSNSGEMIPLNSLVTLKRGVGPDIVDRFNLFPAAKIMGDPKPGYTSGDAIKAISEVVAEQLSNDEYAISWSGSAYQEVSSQGTGTTAFIFGMVFVFLILAAQYERWLIPLAVITAVPFAVFGSLVAVWARGLTNDIYFQIGLLLLIGLSAKNAILIVEFAMQERESGKSAFEAAVNAAKLRFRPIVMTSIAFTLGVFPMVISTGAGAASRHALGTGVIGGMIAATTIAIFFVPMFYYLLENLNNKFWDKKPKVKESAHA; encoded by the coding sequence ATGTTTTCTAAATTTTTTATAGATAGACCTATCTTTGCAACGGTAATATCTATAATCATCGTAATAGCAGGCGCAATGGCGATTAAAGGTCTGCCGGTAGAAGAGTATCCGCAACTTACCCCGCCTCAAATTTCAGTAAGCGCGGTTTATACGGGAGCGGATGCGCAAACCATTGCGGATTCGGTTGCAACTACTATCGAAGATCAGATAAACGGCGTTGAAAATATGCTTTATATACAAAGCACTTCAAGTTCAAGCGGCACTATGGGCATAAACGTATATTTTAAGATAGGCTCTGACTCAAAACAAGCCGCAATCGATGTCAATAACCGCGTTCAAGCGGCTCTTGCAAAGCTTCCTAGTGAGGTTCAGCAAAGAGGCGTAACGGTAAGAGAAAGAAGCTCAAGCATGCTTGAAGTTATCTCATTTACCTCCGAAGATATGGATATCATCAAGATGCACAACTACGTGCTGGCAAATATCGAAGATGAGATAAAAAGGGTCGATGGAGTGGGAGATACAGCGGTTATCGGCACCAAAGACTATGCTATGAGAATTTGGCTTAAGCCCGATATGCTTGCTAAATTTAACATCTCAACAAGCGAAGTCATAGCTCAAATCAATCAGCAAAACAAACAATACGCCACAGGTAAGATAGGAGAGCAGCCAAACACTACGGACAATCCTTACGTCTTTTCTATTAGACCCGAAGGACGCCTAAAAAGCGTGCAAGAATTTGAAAATATAGTCTTAAGAACTTCAAAAGAAGGCACTATGCTAAAGCTAAAAGACGTAGCAAACGTCGAGCTTGGAGCAAGAAGTTATGTGTTTGAAGGTATGCTAAACGGACAAAAGATGGTGCCTATGCTCATTTTCTTGCAAAACGGCGCAAACGCTCTTGCGACCGCAAATGCCGTAAATAAAAAGCTTGACGAGCTATCAAGAAATTTCCCGACCGGATTTAAGCACACGGTCGCTTATAACCCGACCGAATTTATACAAGTATCTATAAACGAGGTTATGAAGACCTTTTTAGAGGCGATGGTGCTTGTAATGGTCGTTATGTATATGTTTTTAAAGAGTTTTCGCGCAACCATCATACCTATGCTTGCAGTGCCCGTATCTATCATAGGCACTTTTGCAGGGCTTTATGCGATGGGCTTTACGATAAATTTGATAACGCTGTTTGCTCTCGTGCTTGCTATCGGCATAGTCGTTGATGATGCTATCATCGTTATAGAAAATATAGAGAGAATTTTGCATGAAGAAGATATCAGCGTAAGAGACGCTGCTATAAAAGCGATGCAAGAGGTTGCTGCACCGGTAGTTTCTATCGTGCTTGTGCTTTCTGCGGTATTTATCCCGGTTGCATTTATGGAAGGGTTTGTTGGCGTCATACAGCGTCAGTTTGCGCTTACTTTAGTGGTTTCTGTTTGTATCTCAGGATTTGTCGCACTTACTTTAACACCCGCACTTTGTGTGGTTATGCTTAAAAAGCAAGAGTCGCAGCCATTTTGGTTCGTGCGTAAATTTAACGAATTTTTTGACTGGAGCACGAGCGTATTTACAGCAGGCGTCGCAAAAGTTCTAAGACATATCATTCCAAGCTTCATCGCCATAGGCATTATGGGATACGCTATATTTGTGCTGTTTAATTCAATCCCTGGCAGCTTAGTGCCGCCTGAGGATAAAGGCTCAATAATAGCTATAACCTCGCTTCCACCCGCTTCTGTCATGGATAGAACCAAAAAAGAGATGAAGGATATAAGCGACGCATTTACCAAAAACCCAAATATCGAATTTGTAACAGGTCTTGTGGGATATGATATGTTTGCGGGCGCACTTAAGGAAAACTCGGCAGTTGCTTTCATAAGACTTAAAGATTGGAGCGAAAGAAAGAGCGCAGATAGCTCGGCTAGCGCTTTGGTAGGCCATTTTAACAAGACATTTTGGGGCTCAAAAGAGTCCATGACCTTCGTCGTAAACGTCCCGCCGATAACAGGTCTTAGTATAACGGGTGGATTTGATATGTATCTGCTTAATAAAACCGGCAAAACATACAACGAGATCGAAAAAGACGCTTTAAAAGTAGTCGCTGCGGCAAATGCTCGCCCGGAGCTTACAAGCGTAAGAACCACACTTGAGACAACCTATCCGCAGTATAACCTAACCGTAGATAAGCAAAAGGCAAAGCTCTTAGGAGTAAGCGAGCCAGATATCTTTAGCACCATAGCAGCAACCATCGGCTCATACTACGTAAATGACTTTAACATGCTTGGCAAGTCCTATAACGTCTATGTAAGAGCTGTTGATACATATAGAAATTCGCCGGAGGACTTTAGAAATATCTTTGTCAAGTCAAATAGCGGCGAGATGATACCGTTAAATTCGCTTGTAACGCTAAAGCGAGGAGTGGGGCCTGATATCGTGGATAGATTTAACCTCTTTCCGGCTGCCAAAATCATGGGCGATCCAAAGCCCGGCTACACTTCAGGAGACGCGATCAAGGCAATAAGCGAAGTGGTCGCAGAGCAACTATCAAACGACGAATACGCTATAAGCTGGTCAGGAAGCGCCTATCAAGAGGTTAGCTCGCAAGGAACGGGCACTACGGCGTTTATATTTGGTATGGTGTTTGTGTTTTTGATCCTTGCCGCGCAATACGAAAGATGGCTCATCCCGCTTGCCGTTATCACAGCCGTGCCGTTTGCGGTGTTTGGCTCGCTTGTGGCGGTTTGGGCTAGAGGGCTAACTAACGATATATATTTTCAGATAGGGCTTTTGCTTCTTATCGGACTGTCGGCTAAAAATGCGATCTTGATCGTGGAATTTGCGATGCAAGAGCGCGAAAGCGGAAAGAGCGCCTTTGAAGCGGCTGTTAATGCAGCTAAACTAAGATTTCGCCCGATAGTAATGACCTCTATCGCATTTACGCTAGGAGTTTTCCCAATGGTTATAAGCACCGGTGCGGGAGCTGCGTCTCGTCATGCGCTTGGCACGGGAGTGATCGGCGGCATGATAGCGGCAACCACGATAGCGATCTTTTTTGTGCCGATGTTTTACTATCTGCTTGAAAATTTAAACAACAAATTTTGGGATAAAAAGCCAAAAGTAAAGGAGAGCGCCCATGCGTAA
- a CDS encoding efflux RND transporter periplasmic adaptor subunit has translation MNIFKNISTLVIVSLLFTGCFKEDSLKSGSAQDPKQIPPAKVDIIKAKKEDIPITFEYPGKIASNQDVTLRPKVSGTLIKQYFKAGDKVKAGDKLFLIDPEKYQASYDALEASVGVASATLKNAQTEFNRVKKLYEKKAVSQKEFDSAKSALDIANATLLSVKANSKNAKIDLGYTTVVAPFDGVLGENLVDVGSFVSASATELVRLTKIDPISVKFYIADVDNLNRVKNVEAGSWAQNGANATLKTGGEIFKGKVSFIDNVVDVNVGSVLAKAEFENKDAKLMPGAFASVVMDGFYQKDGFKIPQVAIQQDAMNTFVLVLKDQKVTQKNIEISYQKEDYAVVSGGLEEGDLIIINNFKKIRVGAGAQVDKEKN, from the coding sequence ATGAATATTTTTAAAAATATTTCTACTCTAGTTATAGTTTCGCTTCTATTTACCGGATGTTTTAAAGAAGATAGTTTAAAGTCAGGATCAGCTCAAGATCCAAAGCAAATTCCGCCTGCAAAAGTAGATATCATAAAAGCCAAAAAAGAAGATATCCCGATCACCTTTGAATACCCCGGCAAAATAGCAAGCAACCAAGATGTAACGCTTAGACCGAAGGTTTCAGGCACTCTGATAAAGCAGTATTTTAAAGCAGGAGACAAGGTAAAGGCAGGAGACAAGCTGTTTTTAATCGATCCTGAAAAATATCAAGCAAGCTATGACGCTCTTGAAGCAAGCGTTGGAGTCGCAAGCGCAACTCTTAAAAACGCTCAAACCGAATTTAACAGAGTAAAAAAACTATACGAGAAAAAAGCCGTAAGCCAAAAGGAATTTGACTCGGCAAAAAGCGCTCTTGATATCGCAAACGCAACCTTGCTAAGCGTAAAGGCAAATTCTAAAAACGCAAAGATAGATCTTGGCTATACGACCGTAGTTGCGCCGTTTGATGGAGTTTTGGGCGAAAATTTGGTTGATGTGGGCTCTTTTGTTTCAGCTAGTGCAACGGAGCTTGTAAGACTAACCAAAATCGATCCGATAAGCGTTAAATTTTATATCGCCGATGTTGATAATCTAAATAGAGTTAAAAACGTAGAGGCAGGCTCTTGGGCGCAAAACGGCGCTAACGCCACGCTAAAAACGGGAGGCGAAATTTTTAAAGGCAAAGTAAGCTTTATAGATAATGTAGTGGATGTAAATGTAGGAAGCGTTCTAGCTAAAGCAGAATTTGAAAACAAAGACGCAAAGCTGATGCCGGGAGCTTTTGCAAGCGTAGTTATGGATGGATTTTATCAAAAAGACGGATTTAAAATTCCTCAAGTAGCCATCCAGCAAGACGCTATGAACACCTTCGTACTTGTGCTAAAAGATCAAAAAGTAACGCAAAAAAACATAGAAATTTCATATCAAAAAGAGGACTATGCGGTAGTTAGCGGCGGACTTGAAGAGGGTGATTTGATCATCATAAACAACTTTAAAAAGATTAGAGTTGGAGCCGGTGCGCAAGTTGATAAGGAGAAAAACTAG
- a CDS encoding efflux transporter outer membrane subunit — MRNLLIIAVAIFFAGCSFRPELPNVDTNFEATYQLITDIKDRWWEEFGDENLNVIVEEALNNNIDLKIAFLNLQKAEASLGIASADLFPSVNLNAGATRARTSGETYTKQDNVKYTNHSLNFGLNYEIDLWGRVKNSIEASKSSLKASKFDYDSARLTIASNIAKSYFTLVALNMREKVLSDTLKNYEEIMKFRKTQLEFGSVDNITFLQSKAQVDSAKASLVDIKNSISLALNSLSIMSGKSNDEILKGVIKSSKKLPKEPEVKAGISADILLRRSDVASAYETLKGTNALVGVSRAAYYPSISLTGLFGFVSEDLARLFVSNATNWSLGGSLTQKIFDHGRIKNNVKIAETNEQIAALNYEKTIKTALGEVKNALISRQNAKLSEQSIKELLNSQQKIYKIAKSKFDEGYSSHLELLDAQRNLLATELQNISANLNVINSVVEIYKAFGGGFKLESELK; from the coding sequence ATGCGTAATCTACTCATAATCGCTGTTGCGATATTTTTTGCAGGCTGCTCGTTTAGACCTGAGCTGCCAAATGTCGATACAAATTTCGAGGCGACTTATCAGCTCATAACCGATATCAAAGACAGATGGTGGGAAGAATTTGGCGATGAAAATTTAAATGTCATCGTTGAAGAAGCGCTTAACAACAACATTGATCTTAAGATAGCCTTTTTAAATTTGCAAAAAGCCGAAGCAAGCCTTGGTATAGCAAGTGCGGATCTGTTTCCCAGCGTAAATTTAAATGCAGGTGCTACAAGAGCTAGAACAAGCGGTGAAACCTATACAAAACAAGACAATGTAAAATACACAAACCACTCTCTAAATTTCGGGTTAAACTACGAGATCGATCTTTGGGGCAGGGTCAAAAACAGTATAGAAGCTTCTAAATCAAGTCTAAAAGCGAGCAAATTTGACTACGACAGCGCAAGACTTACCATAGCGTCAAATATCGCCAAAAGCTACTTCACTCTGGTTGCTTTAAACATGAGAGAAAAGGTGCTAAGCGATACACTAAAAAACTATGAAGAGATAATGAAATTTAGAAAAACTCAGCTTGAGTTTGGAAGTGTCGATAACATAACCTTTTTACAAAGCAAAGCTCAAGTAGATAGCGCCAAAGCAAGCCTTGTAGACATCAAAAACTCAATCAGCCTAGCACTAAATTCGCTTAGCATAATGAGCGGCAAAAGCAACGATGAAATTTTAAAAGGTGTCATAAAAAGCTCTAAAAAACTACCAAAAGAGCCTGAAGTAAAAGCCGGTATAAGCGCAGACATACTGCTTAGAAGAAGTGATGTAGCTAGCGCTTATGAAACTTTAAAAGGCACAAACGCTCTAGTAGGCGTATCTAGGGCGGCTTACTATCCGTCGATATCTCTTACCGGACTTTTTGGATTTGTTAGTGAGGATCTTGCTAGGCTGTTCGTATCAAACGCAACCAATTGGAGCTTAGGAGGCTCTTTAACTCAAAAGATATTTGACCACGGACGCATCAAAAACAATGTAAAAATCGCCGAAACCAACGAGCAAATAGCGGCTCTAAACTACGAAAAAACTATAAAAACAGCTCTTGGCGAAGTTAAAAACGCACTTATCTCAAGACAAAACGCAAAGCTTTCAGAGCAAAGCATAAAAGAGCTTTTAAATTCGCAACAAAAAATTTATAAGATAGCTAAAAGCAAATTTGACGAGGGTTACAGCAGCCACCTTGAACTACTTGACGCGCAAAGAAATTTGCTTGCTACAGAGCTTCAAAATATAAGCGCGAATTTAAACGTTATAAACTCGGTCGTGGAAATTTATAAGGCGTTTGGCGGCGGGTTTAAACTTGAGAGCGAATTAAAATAA
- the purN gene encoding phosphoribosylglycinamide formyltransferase, whose translation MVTKKIAVLFSGSGSNLEAILQKVHNKIFNNVKIEVVLTLTNKANAYGIERARRYGLESVIIEHANFASRQEFDQALVDEIKKYNVDLTVLAGFMRILTPVFTNQIKAINLHPSLLPLFKGAHAIKESFESEMLVGGVSVHYVSEELDGGRLIMQRAFEKSDDMSLEEFEEKIHAIEHEILPESIVKILCK comes from the coding sequence ATGGTTACGAAAAAAATAGCGGTTTTATTTAGCGGAAGTGGCTCAAATTTAGAGGCGATTCTTCAAAAAGTTCATAATAAAATTTTTAATAACGTTAAAATCGAAGTAGTACTAACACTAACAAACAAAGCTAACGCTTACGGCATAGAGCGCGCGCGCAGATATGGGCTTGAAAGCGTGATCATAGAGCATGCGAATTTTGCTTCAAGGCAGGAGTTTGATCAAGCGTTAGTTGATGAGATAAAAAAATATAATGTCGATCTAACCGTGCTTGCTGGCTTTATGAGAATTTTAACTCCGGTTTTTACAAATCAGATAAAAGCTATCAACCTTCACCCGTCACTTCTGCCGCTTTTTAAGGGTGCTCATGCTATAAAAGAGAGCTTTGAAAGCGAGATGTTAGTAGGCGGCGTTAGCGTGCACTATGTTAGCGAAGAGCTTGACGGCGGCAGGCTTATCATGCAGCGAGCCTTTGAAAAAAGTGATGATATGAGCCTAGAAGAGTTTGAAGAGAAAATTCACGCTATAGAGCATGAAATTTTGCCTGAAAGTATTGTAAAAATTCTTTGTAAATAA
- a CDS encoding TetR/AcrR family transcriptional regulator, which produces MSVKMSKRGQERYEKIMEVALESFLNKGYENTSLSDIIDKSGGSLASVYKFFNNKEGLFTAIVERSLDNFCAEIDEKINLKISHKIDDFLTKFATIFFDIVCDRKTTLITRIMLIEGYKNNASLGNMFLEQVINRVNQILVNFMEREEIKSQLDESIDPKTAASLFCGLVRNPYHYHAILLNSDIVLSAKERENHVKTCIKIFLKGITK; this is translated from the coding sequence ATGTCAGTCAAAATGTCTAAACGTGGTCAAGAGCGGTATGAGAAGATTATGGAGGTGGCTCTAGAGTCTTTTTTAAACAAAGGATATGAGAATACCAGCTTAAGTGATATTATAGACAAGAGCGGTGGATCTTTAGCAAGCGTATATAAATTTTTTAATAACAAAGAGGGCCTATTTACTGCTATTGTTGAGCGTAGCTTAGATAACTTCTGCGCCGAGATAGATGAAAAGATAAATTTAAAAATTTCTCACAAGATAGACGACTTCCTAACTAAATTTGCAACTATATTTTTTGATATTGTATGTGATAGAAAAACTACCTTAATAACAAGAATTATGCTTATTGAAGGTTACAAAAATAACGCCTCCTTAGGAAATATGTTCTTAGAGCAAGTTATAAATAGAGTAAATCAAATTTTAGTAAATTTTATGGAGAGAGAAGAGATAAAATCTCAGCTTGATGAGTCTATAGACCCTAAAACAGCAGCATCTTTATTTTGCGGACTAGTAAGGAACCCTTATCATTATCATGCTATCTTATTGAATAGTGATATAGTATTAAGTGCAAAAGAGCGCGAAAATCATGTTAAAACATGCATTAAAATTTTTCTAAAAGGTATTACAAAATAG